A window of Chthoniobacterales bacterium contains these coding sequences:
- a CDS encoding glycosyltransferase family 2 protein, whose protein sequence is MRISVIIPALNEEEPIAAVVRDCLATGLPDEVIVVDNGSTDRTAERARGAGAKVVAEPTPGYGRACAAGVSALSPDCEIVVFLDGDGSDCPEFMGQLVAPVVRGDQDFVIGSRTRGNREPGSMNFQQVFAGRIAGFLLRLLYGVRYSDMCPFRAIRRGALERLGMKEETYGWNLEMQMRAARARLRILEVPVDHRCRTGGESKVSGTLRGTFVAGIRIIATLFRVAFER, encoded by the coding sequence ATGAGGATCTCCGTAATTATTCCGGCGCTAAACGAAGAGGAGCCGATCGCCGCGGTCGTGCGGGATTGTCTGGCGACCGGGTTGCCCGACGAGGTGATCGTGGTGGACAACGGCAGCACCGATCGCACCGCCGAACGAGCGCGGGGCGCCGGGGCCAAGGTGGTGGCGGAGCCGACGCCCGGCTACGGGCGCGCCTGCGCCGCGGGCGTGAGCGCGCTCTCGCCCGACTGCGAGATCGTGGTTTTCCTGGACGGCGACGGGAGTGATTGTCCCGAGTTCATGGGGCAGCTGGTCGCGCCTGTCGTTCGGGGCGACCAAGATTTTGTGATTGGATCGCGCACCCGCGGGAATCGCGAACCGGGCAGCATGAATTTCCAGCAGGTTTTCGCGGGGCGAATCGCCGGCTTTCTTCTTCGGCTACTCTATGGCGTTCGCTATTCCGACATGTGCCCGTTCCGGGCGATCCGGCGCGGCGCGCTCGAACGCCTTGGGATGAAAGAAGAGACCTACGGATGGAATCTCGAAATGCAGATGCGGGCCGCCCGGGCGCGATTGCGAATCCTGGAGGTCCCCGTTGATCATCGGTGCCGGACGGGTGGCGAGTCCAAGGTCTCGGGGACCCTCCGAGGCACATTCGTGGCCGGCATTCGCATCATCGCCACGCTCTTTCGCGTGGCTTTCGAGCGTTGA